A part of Pseudoliparis swirei isolate HS2019 ecotype Mariana Trench chromosome 8, NWPU_hadal_v1, whole genome shotgun sequence genomic DNA contains:
- the LOC130198234 gene encoding uncharacterized protein LOC130198234 yields the protein MCTQSDDTELLSSPSSTVSTRTQLWPRVFPIPTFSYETEIHLETGNAVHRSNMTRLSMSFKLKSDILEKVAEEMFKYKAYPTDADFSDVAQALIKKHPCLSETGSFNGCYGWKQRLKTKMGNYRTQLKGIGCFELLVNSFKSKAPGDALPAKNVKKPIRGEANHIPDIPTGETSDKLENERLSLLSEVKKRNNRTVIKSKMDKTFSVRRQEIVEKELGVEELKERWPALFSVDEINAEFTRITTVPLQPRFLAALDKHYGRLMEIIKKKGGVIGEKTRNILKVLDHVCTCFVYDFGVGDYLLIDALP from the exons ATGTGTACCCAATCAGATGACACAGAGCTCCTGTCCTCACCCTCCAGCACTGTCTCTACAAGAACTCAGTTGTGGCCAAGAGTGTTTCCAATCCCAACATTCTCTTATGAAACTGaaatacatttagaaacagGAAATGCAGTGCATAGGTCAAACATGACAAGATTGTCAATGAGTTTTAAATTAAAGTCAGATATCCTGGAAAAAGTAGCTGAAGAGATGTTTAAGTACAAAGCCTACCCAACCGATGCTGACTTCAGTGACGTGGCCCAAGCACTAATCAAGAAGCACCCATGCCTCTCTGAGACTGGTTCGTTCAACGGTTGCTATGGGTGGAAGCAGCGCCTGAAAACTAAAATGGGCAACTACCGTACTCAGCTGAAGGGCATCGGGTGTTTTGAACTGCTTGTAAATTCATTCAAATCCAAAGCCCCAGGAGATGCATTGCCAGCAAAGAATGTCAAGAAACCTATCAGAGGAGAGGCCAACCACATTCCTGACATTCCTACTGGAGAGACCTCAGACAAATTGGAAAATGAGAGACTGTCACTTTTAAGTGAGGTGAAGAAGAGAAACAATCGTACAGTGATAAAGTCGAAAATGGACAAGACTTTTTCAGTGCGAAGACAAGAAATTGTGGAAAAGGAATTGGGAGTGGAAGAGTTGAAAGAGAGATGGCCTGCATTGTTCTCAGTGGATGAG atcaatGCTGAATTTACAAGAATTACAACTGTGCCACTTCAACCGCGCTTCCTCGCTGCCTTGGACAAGCACTACGGCAGACTGATGGAGATCATCAAAAAAAAGGGAGGAGTTATCGGAGAGAAAACCCGGAACATACTGAAAGTTCTTGATCACGTATGTACTTGCTTTGTTTACGACTTTGGAGTCGGAGATTACCTGTTGATCGATGCACTACCTTAA